In Poecilia reticulata strain Guanapo linkage group LG15, Guppy_female_1.0+MT, whole genome shotgun sequence, the sequence TTTCAGAGTGCAATTTCAGCTGCAAACCAGCAGGTGGCGACACAGCCAGCTCATCGTTTCCAACACAGGCTGCAAAGGTAAAGATTGTAAAAGTAAGGATCACCTTTATACCAAATAACATGTAGCTGGATGTAATGTGATGgaaacccccccaccccccaagaAATCATAGGCTTAATGCTGTCTGTCTGGTGACATAATACTAAAATAGACTAAATGGAGCATCCGAGTGTCTGGAAACAACTCGACAGCAATTTATCCATTTTCTCCAGTCCTCTAAAAACTCTCTGTAAAAACGGATATGGGTGGAATCTAAATGCCCTGTCCTGCAGAAGTAAAAATGAGGCAAATATTAAAGAAGCCACATTAACAATCTGTTGGGTTCTTAATCAGAGCAGGCTGTGAAGGTTTAATTAATTCCAGGCTGCACTGTGGaagcaacaaaagaagaagctgaaaaCAGTGAGCTGTTCATTTCTCGAGGCATGAAGTGGTAATGTCTCATGACTAAGCAAACACATCAGCTCACATTAAAAACTGCACATGAAATATCACGCTGTAAATACTGTGTCATTCACAAGATATTaaaccccaaaaacaacaaaaagaaaaagtaatgcTGTTATACGCCTGCAGGCTCACATTACCTCCTCAAGACATGGAAATTATTCTTGCACTGTCCAGTtactagtaaaaaaaatatttttttaaattttgtttatgtttttaatcatttttagaaaagatTACATTCTCAAAGCCTTCAAAAAGTTCATGTGTTGGGGGCAGAGGAATGGGGTGTCAACCCTTTCCATTTCCTTCAGCAGGTTTAACCTCCTTTTACCCACCTcagttccttttgtttttgccatcaAAGGGGTAAGTCTGTAGGAATATGTGCATTTAAGGAAAAAGTTTCTCTGTGCTCTTCCCAAGgaacaaaacaagaataaaaagcGAGGAGAATTAAAAGGGAGGGGAGGAGTTGTTGTAGAGcttcaagaaaaaacaaaaaagtgctTCAATGCATTTCCGAGGCCCGGTCAGAACTGGACCGGTGCAGAGATGGCAGTATGTGGAACGCTCCAGAGATGTACGGCGGTGTACTGATCCAACACTTACAGGAGGTAAAAAACCAACTCCTAAAACATGGAGGATGAGCTTCCAGGGAGTCTTTGTGTCTCTGATCTGCTCATCCGAAGGGGAACGTGAACAGTGCGTGCAGAGTGCCGAGCTCCAGGCCTTGTGTGACATTTATAGAAGTCAGTACAAACAATCTGGTCCCGGGGAAGGAAAGGTCAGAGTGCGGATGGAGAGTGCAGGTGGAATCGGGAGAGGACAGAGGGTCAGGTCTACCACCAGAGGAAGGGGAATGTCGAGCGCTACTCTTCCCTCCCGCTTGTTTCTGCAAGCACAAATGGGTGGGGTGGGGTTTATGAAATGAACTCTGTGTCAGACGTGGAGGACCTCCATACTGTATTCTTCTGTCTCTGTGTACTGAGAGGAGTTTGTGTCCGACTGGGTGGGGGCCAGCGCCTCCTTGCTCTCCAGGCTCGGCTCCATGAGCGGGGGCTTCTCCAGCGCCACCTTTTTACACGTGTCCGGCCGGTTCTGCACGTATATGACACGGTTGTAGGCCTTGAGTCTCTTCCATAGATGGATGTAGACCTTGCACTGGACGTACATAAAAACCAATCCGCCCGTGAAGCCGATGGCCACCACCACCAGCTTGGTCCAGAAAGGCCATTCCAGGATACCTGAGAATGAGAGAAccagacaaaatacaaaaaaagagaatcatGTGTGCGagtcaaacacaaagcagacggcaataaaatgtgcaaaaagtttggaaagaaagacagaaaagttgCAATTATGTGATTCGATTGGACTTGttctgaaaggaaaaaacaaaaaaaaagaaaaactgaaggaaaagagaaagatggcatgatgaaacatttaaagcaaagcaGATCAAAGCAGAACTATATTATTTAATTCAAGCTTATATGGAGCAAAGGGAGCCTCACTAAACCTTTCACATGTCAAATTATATACCATAAACCAACAAAGTGGAAAGTcgaacatatttttttttagaaaagtctAGAAAATGTGTCATATCTATTCAGCCCTTTTTTAAATTCCTAAATAAAAGCCTAAATGTCATCTAACAGTTTGCATCTATATATACTCTTTCTCAGAGTATATTCTCAGAGAAAGAACATTAATGAGTAGCTGCCAATGTGCTCAAGGTAACTCTGAGGGAGCTGCAAAGGTCTCCGGATCAAGTATGGAGAGAATAACCATCAGTAAGTCACTCTACTAATACGGAGGGATTAGAAAATCACCTCTGTAGTTTGCAACAAGTCAGCCTGcttagatgagaccaaaactaaACAGTCTACGAgacacaaacaagcaaaatggAAATCCAACACCCTGAGCACACCATTCAGACATtaagacatgagtgaaggtggcggcagcatcatgcttctTTGCAACTATtgtgcaaagaagaaaagagtaaatgttttaatatgtggATGTGCAAATATGTTTAATACATAAACCCAAAAGACTAACAGCTGTCATGGtgataaaatgttaagtttgaaggaataaaaaaaaacaaaaaaaaaacatattctatATATANNNNNNNNNNNNNNNNNNNNNNNNNNNNNNNNNNNNNNNNNNNNNNNNNNNNNNNNNNNNNNNNNNNNNNNNNNNNNNNNNNNNNNNNNNNNNNNNNNNNatatatacatacatatataccAGTGATGTGTGGTCAGGGGAGGgaggtgaggcagagcctcacctgtcatcatggaaaaataatacataataatacatttctaaagatattttcaccctgtggtttgtactatgaagtccctatttttcatttaatttaaccaaatctgatgttatttttcttcaaaatcgctgaaKtttcgcattttcccattcaaatggttAGAATCGAAGCCAGTGAGGCagcagctgagcctcacctgggattgcgcaacctctcactaactgcaccggttgccattctatgagagcatgttcctcctgtctgtacgtcgccaataaaatggttaaaaacatttaatgtatgaacagaatttagcttatgtatttaatgtactgtgtttttattgtcactaactgtgtatgtaacgtgtttcgtgtgctaAGGAGCAATCATacacggcagagaacagattcgaggtgaggcaggcagttctcgtgcctcatcgctgggggcgcYcatgaacccagacattgtgactccacaactgcagagtaagagacagcaACAGCCAGCTAGCCATACAGAAGAAGCTGCactgatacagagagcgagaaagacgtggttttgagttgtactttaacggtttctccctttgctgttaagcacagcacgaaattaataatatctacatgtgaTGATTGATTGAGATAACAGAATTATTCTGCAGCAGcggcgcggctaagcatcacatgttaaagaatagtctttttgccctccagcattgtacgcaaGCGCAAAatttctttatgtaaacaacaacatgcaggggtctagttttgtaaatccgattataatcaagtcggtgcctcaccagctatgaacctcaccgcacgtcactggtatATACATACCACAcctcagatttttctttgtataaAACGTAAAAGCAGTTATAACTTTACAATTATAAACTACATTGCGTTGGTTTGTCATATTGTATCCATAACATGCATTGAAGTTAGCAGTTGCATTCTGTCAAAAagttaaattgaataaaatcaagAGTAATCAATACACTTGCTTTGCATTATAGTTGTAGACATCTAAGGAAAATATATGCAAGttgctaagtttttttttattttttattagtaaaatctTACAACTCTTGATCATTTTCTCAGCATGCAGTGTTTAAAGTCTAGAGCTGCCTGGATTGAATCATAATttaaagggcaaaaaaaaaaaaatctacatgaGATGTaatacatgcatttattttattacaaggTTTTGACAGATTTGAGTTTCAGTCAACCACCGAGACAGATTAAATCAAAAGCATAAATTTAATATTGCCGAACAGTCGGGTGTCTGACTTGACCCGCTTTTAGCAAAGATCTGACtttggaaatataaaattaGGGATTTGTGAACGCTACTGCATATCCTTATCttcatttctaatattaaaagctaaaaaaaaaggaatgttttATTGGATGAAAtaccaaaacttaaaaaaataaggagAATAGAGTGGAAGAACTGGACAGTATTTGTTGTAGATTTCctacattataaaaacattttgtgtgccCTAGGGGTGGTTACAGcatttctgcttatttatttgGCTCCCACATGCAGCCTTAGGGTTTTTACACAattggaaaacataaatatttgtcaaaataatACATGGCAGAGAACCTGAAATATTGGTCTCCTACAGCACAGCTAGTAAGGATGTAAAGCTTCAAGATGGAGTTATTAAGTTTCATCTTTGAtgataaaatgttcattaaaaagcaatatttaCCTTACTTTCCtctcttggggaaaaaaaggtataCATATTTGCAAGCAAACTATTTTGcctttatatatttctttttaaaaatgtctttactgAGAGCAAAGCAGAATCAAAGTCAATTCCATGTTTGTGTGGAGAAACGCGATTCTCGTTCTGATGTTATTAAAAAGGCAAGAAGGCAAACATGGTAACTGCACGATTCaagctaaaaagaaatgtcaggCACTTTATTATAAACCTTGCCTGATGAAAATTTGTGAATGAAGGGAACTATTGAGTGAAATTACGGTCGTATGCTCTACTGACAGCCTCTAGTCACAATGTATAACAGAAGATAAATCGGTGTGTTCTTCGACTTTGTCTGGATTCTGCTAAAGAGAGATGCTGCTTAGCCTAAAATTAAGACAGGAAAGGGtagaaagaggaggaggggacAGGGTGTAAAGTGTAGCTGCAAAATAATTGGATATAATTAACACAAAGTTGACGggaagggggaaaaacaaaaaaacacaaaaaaagtactCTGAAAGTCAAAAGgccaaagtggaaatgtttACCTGGGATTCTTCGGGCTGCATGAGTAAAGAGAGTGTCACGtattacaaaacacaaaaacagatttccaaaattaaTATTAGGTCAAACAGTACAAGTGGTAACATCTGAGAATGTGTTTCATCAGGCAAAACCTGTTGCATCAATTAAAATTATGAGCAAATGTTTTAGGGTGCTGAACTGGGCAGACATATCGGATTGGTCATCACAGCTTTGAGCAAActaaagcataaaaacagcagcagaggagcagcacTGGTGAGAAATTACTGTACATCACCATGGCGACTGAACCTGACAGTCCTCAGAGACTCGGACATTTCTGATTCACCAGGTTGAGCTTAACAAACAGCCTGCTGCTCCATCTGCACACCGTCTCAGAAACGCTGTATGGAGCGATGAGTAACAGGAGACGCACAGCCAGCCAAAGCCATAATGGCTCTGCATTAATGCATCCATCTACATTTTAAGTCCTGATGGTGCTGTCAATTAAGCAGAGTGCTGCTGTCTATTTGCTCAGAACGGATGCAGGAAGCAGCatgtcaaacatgtaaaagagGTCCTGACCTGCTACTTTATTTGATCAAGTGTCAAACAATCGTGAAACCCATTTCACttcattttgcacaatttttcACTGGCCCTAGAGAAACGCGGGTTTATTGTTATTATAGGACAAAGCTAccctcctttcttttttaaaatcaagaaattaaaggagagaaatgaaaaaaagtttagacATGTTTTCAGAGAAAGGTTTTAGCTGAGAAGTTACCACAATCATGTCTGTGCACGTTctgaagaaaagagcaaaaactgaaaacgaGGTGCTACTCTTAAAAAGCCCTCTTTACTACTGTAAAAGCCTACTTACTCACATGTGCTAAGCTAATTagacattcattttaattgtggCAAATTTTAATGAGTTAATTCAATTTCAACTACTCCATGTTACACTAATTTGCAGCTAATGTTAGTCATCAAAATTGACAGATACATTTTCGACTTGTTTGGTAAGCAGGtcaagaaaaatgcaaaagggCTTCAACCAACTTCTTCAACAAACTTGTTTATGCTCTTAAGTTTTAAACAACAGTAAAGTCCCTTCATTTTTTGATACTATTTTGGTGAGGTAAGCGGTTATGATggggcaaaaataaataaggcaAAACAATTTTTCACTCAACTAGTTTAGACAGTATCATTCAAAAGCAAGTATTAGATAAAACGACGGCCGtaagaaatattcatttaaaagataagtcaatttctttttatttacagacgCCGTCAGTTGCCAGATTTTATCCAGTGCTAAACTAaagccaacagcagcagctatCAAAATGACACGCGTCCTCGTCAAAATGCTCCCCCACCCCCctgaattattacatttgttgtaTGCTGAATAGTTGGTCAGCTGCTTTGTTCAGCTTTGGTAATGTACATGCATGTGTCACGACAACAGATGTAATTTTCCCTGGCACACACAGATGGTGCATAATGAATGCTCAGAACCACATGCTCACAAGTCATGCCACATTTGTCCTTGTGAGGATGTTTTTGCTGACTCAGTTTCTTCCTTTCACACCAACTCACAATGAACTGCCCTTACAAAACATCTAAACAGCACTCTGCCAAAACAgatgagcattttttttcccttcacaagcctcaaaacaaacatgccacTAAAAAGATCTTCATCTCTGCTGTGATTCTGCACACGACTCTGACCACAAGGGAGATTTTCATGCCATCTTTAGTCTTGTAAATGCACGAGTGAGTGATTTGAAGATTGTGGAAAAATCGCTTCTGAATGGTTCATTCAACACAGTGCATGGTCTAACACAGACATTTATCCAAGATTATGGTAAgtctttagtgtgtgtgtgtgttgtttttgtgtgtgtgtatatctGCAACTCTGCTGAccagttttaatttcttctgcCGTTCTGTCGATGAGGACGTAGAGCGACCAAACCACGCAGGTGATTGCGATGACGTGGAAGGTGACCGAGCACATGATCTTCCTTCTCTCGCTCGCCGTCATCTGGAGTTTCTCCCACTGCAGCAGATGGGGAAACAACATGCAGACACAGAGCAGATGCATTCGTTTAAACTTGGCACTTTTTGGAGATAAAATACCGGATGTAAAACATTCAGCTGCTGAGAGGAAGACCTGAGCTACACGGCATTTCTTGGCGAGGTTAATAAGACGCAGAAAGAGAAGTGGCACACTGCAACCCAGCGTACTGGGGAGCAGCCAGCTGATTGCCAGGCAGCTCTGTTAACAATGCTGGAAAAGAGCccagcaattaaaaaaaaaaaaaaaaaaaacgtaagtGCTATCAGATTATTGCTGTAAATAACTGCTGTGCTTTTTGAAAACACCCAAATCCATTACTCCGGTCACGAAATTGTCCAATTGCAGGGTGGGTTTCATTAAAAGCGTGTCGCAGCACGACCTAAATCCTCAGTTAAAAGACACCTCACGCCGTGACCATCATCCCCATTTCGTCATGATCTCCTCTGCACGCTCGTGtgtgaaaaacatcaacattcaCCCATGGGGTTGAGGAGCTATTAGAAGAGCAGCGTTTGTTTAAGGCCTTTTGTGCAGTTAATGAGGGGTGGAAGAATTTTAATTAGAGTGTCCGGCTATCTTCAGACCACAGCAATTGATAACAACCTCTCAAAGATGTACGCTTCCTCTAAGCCGTTTCAAATGAATCATCTTCCTCCCTTACAGTGCCCTTCTTCAAAGCACACAGTCATGGTTGTGTTATCTGTGTGACAGATTGGAGACGGTTTTTCAGCTTCACGGCTTGCCAAATTAGTAAGAACATTTGGAAATGGAGCCAGAACAAAACCCTTGAGTGAATCTATCAGAAATGGAGTGAGGTTCAATGCATACAGTCAGTCGCACCTTGCGCAGTGGCTTGAGCTTTGTCTCCATGATGAACTCGTATTTGCAGAGCTCACAGCAGCGGGTGTCTGAGCTCTTGATCCACTGCTGCAGACAGCCCTGGTGGACGAAGCGCAGACTCCCTGTGCAGTGGCACGGTGTGATCAGAGGACTCTCGTCATCTCCTTCACAGTGACAAATCCTGTGAGAAACCAAACATATACAGTCAATGCAGAACCGGAAGAAAGTCGACTGACAAAAAGAAGGCAGAGAGCAAGAAGGAATCGAAAGGTAGACTCAAGTATGCAGAGTGCCATCTAAACGTAGGTGGCTACAACTTTCACAAttcaattatctttttttttttttttttaaacatgtctgaGAAGTTATTGGAGTGACTGGAGTTTTTTCTGG encodes:
- the marchf8 gene encoding E3 ubiquitin-protein ligase MARCHF8 isoform X6 — encoded protein: MNMPLHQISVIPRDVTSSRMSGSGKAKDKDKQNEKPLGHSASRSSNISKAGSPTSVNAPCSFSRTSVSPSSQDICRICHCEGDDESPLITPCHCTGSLRFVHQGCLQQWIKSSDTRCCELCKYEFIMETKLKPLRKWEKLQMTASERRKIMCSVTFHVIAITCVVWSLYVLIDRTAEEIKTGILEWPFWTKLVVVAIGFTGGLVFMYVQCKVYIHLWKRLKAYNRVIYVQNRPDTCKKVALEKPPLMEPSLESKEALAPTQSDTNSSQYTETEEYSMEVLHV